GATCAAAGAACGAGACACGTGAATTTCACTCATCTGTATTTTGTGCTATGATTTTCGATTTGCATGCAGAAAGATCAGCTTTTGACAATAAATCCAATGAATACTTGCATTGCCTCTTAGTTTTTTTGGTGTATCTCCCGAGAGtcatatatattttgaatttagcATTCTTTGGATGAAAAATGCACTTTGTAGTTTGTAGGCAATGTTTTCTAAATTCAAATAGTTGAAGCTTCAAAACAATTGACAAACATAATATTCAATAACCTTGTCTAGAAGAGGGGACGCCCACCTGGCGTTTTCATATGATAGTCATCATCAGTTGAGAGTGTCACACCGATGACCTTCTTAGATGGTATAGTTGTATGTATCAATTGACACGACTTCATTCATACCTTATAGACCATATTCATCTCGAGTTTAGACttttatcattaaaaaaattaaaatatcaccaCCCTATATCACGATATCAAATTCAAATAATTCctccttttccttctttttgggAGGTGGTTGGGAATGATATAAGCATTTTTTTCGTGTGTAGCTAATTTTGTAACGGATGAATGAAGGAAGAAAAGAGTTGGAAGCAAGAAATAATCACTTGCAATTAGCAATTTTTAAGTTAAACAAAAACGTCTTTAATTACACTAAAGATGTTTTAGCTTCTTACTAATTAAGTTTTTGCCTATACGTTTGTGTTTAATTCTTTTCTAAAAAGTGTTATAACGTACTAACTTTTAGCTTTAGATtggcttatttaattattatcctCTCCGTTTCATATTAGTTGTCCAGTTTCTCCTTTACACGCctcttaagaaatcataaataagaataacaatTTTACTAATTTACCCCTTAATAAACTTTTTTGAAACTTTACaaatttgtttatatttttctttaaaaaaaagaattaattgaagataaaatgagaattttttttttgattagtTCTATCTTGATTTTGTAAATTGACAAATAATTTATAACAACTATTTATAGTAAGGTAAACAACTAATATGAGGTGGAAGGAGTATAATAATACAATTCTGTCGATAAAACTGTTAGCTGCTATTAAATGTTGAATTTAATTGACATACTCTATCGGTGTAAGGAATTTTACACAATTAAATTACTTTTACTTTTGTTGTGAtaacatgttttatttttaaaattacaaatcatacatttTAACAGAActtatatataaataactttTAGATGATCTGATAGTATAATTCCTATTTTTTACATTAACGATGTATAACTTAAACTCTTAAATTTATACAAAATATCAAACACAGTGTGGAAAAATAACAAATTAATGGGAAAAGGCAATATAAAAATCAAGATGTGATATCCAACTCAACTTCactatatattaaattttggtAATATTCTTTACTTCCACTCATTAACCAAAGGATTTCCATATATCTTTTTGGACATTATGCATTCCACTATATTACTAGTAAATTTTTACCATTCaatctttctaaaaaaaaaccATCTTTTTGTCCTTAAAGACTTTTGTCTTTGTTGGTGGAAATTGATAATattctttttctcttctctGTTTTAAGTTATGTGAACCTATTTAATTGGGTAttgagtttaagaaaaaaaagaaatttaaactTTTGATGTTTAATATGTAACTGTATATATATAGACAGTGTATATTAGATGTGTGTGTATGTTTAAATATACAAAATTTAATAACTAGATCACTCAAAGACGTTGAACTGATTGTATAAACACTTCTAAATAATCAGGCAGTACATACAACTTAAACtcttatatttttcatttccttttcaatTTTGCAGGACAATGAGAAGAAAAACATCTTAGCAGTCCAGACATTAAGAAACACAATAATGGGAGCAACCTTAATGGCCACAACATCAATCCTTTTATGTTCTGGTCTTGCAGCTGTAATAAGCAGCACTTATAGTGTCAAAAAACCATTAGATGATACAATTTATGGGGCACATGGTGAATTCATGGTGGCACTAAAATATGTTACACTTTTACTAATTTTCCTATTCTCATTTCTTTGTCACACATTGTCAATTAGGTTCATTAACCAAGTGAATTTCCTCATCAATTGTCCACAAGACAATTTGGGAATAGTAAGTCCAGAGTATGTGTCAGAGTTATTAGAAAAGGGATTTGGTTTGAACACTGTGGGGAATAGGTTGTTTTATGCAGCTTTGCCTCTTTTGCTTTGGATTTTTGGGCCTGTTTTGGTCTTCTTGTGTTTTGTTACTATGGTACCTATGTTTTATAATCTTGATTTTGTGTGTTCTCATCAAGAAAAGGGTAAAATAGAGTACCCTTGTGAGAATGGGAGTATTAGTGGTAGTGAATTTGTATCTGTGTAAGAAAAGAGATATTTGGATGATAGACTATGTATTTTATCAATATAATCAATGTTGTAATTGTTGATATATTAGTTATTTAAAGTTACTGTATTTATGGCTTTATGCCccatttattattatgataatGAATATTATTGGACCTGACTGCatatctgaatattaagatattGTATTAAATAAGATTTGatcaatatttaataatttaatataaaatatagtatATCAcgaaatattattaaaaaaatattgtatgaCGATGATAGCTAATGGAGGTGGTCGTAAGGGTCGACGGGCCTGATTGTGATGATAGGTAGTGGTGTTGGATGACGGTAGTGATTGTGAGTATAAAATAGCTAATGGTGATAGTCGCTTACAGTAGTCATGGTCAATATTGATGGTTGATGGTGATGACTGACAATTGTGATGGATGATAGTTATAGTTATTAATGGTGGTGGCCGGTGATGATTTGATAGGGATGCTTGGCAATATATAGTAATTGCTGTTGGTGGTGATTATCGATAGTAATTGATGATTGATAATTGTGGTGACAATGGTTATTAGTGGTAATATGATTGTGGTGATTGAGAAAATTTGGGAATAGTGAGTCCAGAATATGTATCTTGAGTTGTTAGAATTGGGCTTTAAGTTGTTTATGTATATGCAGATTTGCCTCTATTACTTTGGATTTTAATTTGGGCCTGTCTTAgttttaatatgaaaaaaattagtgAACTAGTCAAAATTCTCAACTTATCTAGTGAAAATGACTAcagtttaaaaaatttatcaataataGATATATTATAGTTATATGGCAAATTAAAAGTATCTCAATTTACTTCCTAATTTTTCTCTACTTTTTATGCAcgtttttagaaaaattaaaaaaataaataatagtaaACTGACACACGTTATTTCCCGCATTAACTCTTCTGTATCTTAATGGTCACTTTATTTCCCCAATTCACTATTCTCtctctaattattttttcaattcttGCTCTTCTCTCTtacttcttctctatttttttttaaaaattttcaaaatctatcCTCAAAAGAATCCCACTGATTCAAGTA
This Solanum dulcamara chromosome 1, daSolDulc1.2, whole genome shotgun sequence DNA region includes the following protein-coding sequences:
- the LOC129890381 gene encoding uncharacterized protein LOC129890381, producing MEWRKCYLDVILVPLGFIICMGYHIWLWHKVKTQPLSTIIGTNSNGRRLWVAAIMKDNEKKNILAVQTLRNTIMGATLMATTSILLCSGLAAVISSTYSVKKPLDDTIYGAHGEFMVALKYVTLLLIFLFSFLCHTLSIRFINQVNFLINCPQDNLGIVSPEYVSELLEKGFGLNTVGNRLFYAALPLLLWIFGPVLVFLCFVTMVPMFYNLDFVCSHQEKGKIEYPCENGSISGSEFVSV